A window from Dunckerocampus dactyliophorus isolate RoL2022-P2 chromosome 15, RoL_Ddac_1.1, whole genome shotgun sequence encodes these proteins:
- the focad gene encoding focadhesin isoform X5 has protein sequence MVPRMPVDCVEAVLELHGFVRALLPSLLQRCEEPWRSERVKILLQLLCTCQRCLMLNGDCRPLASLMMQLLPSCQQELPLDELLMGVALLLFEAPAAQQSCLLSLVLTLVPEHTELSPWLSPVLVLPVLQLLSCSELTEPLAERYTHALNKNLAGSVLCSISKQTDRVQQSILPEALLLTSWFSEMRVAVSILRQVVDHPSAAVDWLLSLTTALSSNQCLPSSLTLIVTHLIITSREDVCQLALNAVQAIAVADPRQVPSLLPVLLLKLGKEKNPGLAHAVLNCLPNLGTHKLCIPMVLQTLHILASNPKLKAVAMRLTTVLWKKQDRVYPELQRLMAEQNNRVVMGRDTQWEQVLARAACLRDICRERPYQHGSDMLASIAFTLNQCTRPDQATPAALAVQGLQELCRAEVVDMVSTWRSLGPELRCDSRPLMVKAVAQLLALVPQLTVKSEEYEKLMEEVVSFLWSYALSEDPEVASCGFRALADFPEVVHTINHLPKAARPAVKHEDEQEEKDEQEKDLSVLGSSYVKLLALTASPVLPAFQLFLTSLVKQEMSQMPRGVYFSALKGGNLRSDQGKTVAGIPSFMLKYYEKNKQPGLKPGLAAGLLLCYELPQQTDREGRPIHRLLPNRSRSYQQTLATLIHEVNIQPSEWHRALLLPQAWRGFMNRTFHAVLEGRHAELEMICKQGKENPEDLQYKQHCGWLWARDQLADVIKSATKDSPVIQGNSVLALSALAAVVTKYESNLPADNDTGLGAGPEFVPTSSWLAMVLDTLLSISSSNYKAKGQVFPWYLHRSYSGDNTASAIARSCASLALSLLVPVLVLWHQDGLNQVLSTLRTGLPGSPTADDSQAIQFHSGLALGMVLSSLHHQRLSDVSTQPDAELLLDTLSALEACCFDTNVEYNTGCMLGLGLVLSAFCNSGQTHHHSHVTQTLDKLLSALQDSSGQGRMLQEVLSYSVACVSVSAFSGSIIDANKAEEVMNTLRTWTEESQQTPGFSMALGLVVHGLSRCGHGKAEDLQPRLLAAWVKILLAEGCPTMQRLAAVNGLVALVGSESYLIQLKSEHELSAHQQSRLNEVIRTISQIVTFSGAIGLQSNCACLLGHLHLSHMFTVHSHTAVPQDFSYLSEKSVIKAVVDLLTEAGKKGPEFAHPSVVKTALTALASVGASFQYPPINWSTVLSPLMRLSFGEEVQHQCVMLAAAQAQYSQNASLFLSSWLSPPLVYSISSQTRACLYENLSLWMKHVAEDKLQFYVAMLGLQAFQDDLQPQRLALCCSLLQGLAQAMALPNPPNVCWAVLCSTTEKIFSLLPNQMKATEVDLYVGIAKCLREMSDTEIDRIASVTEAQMEKTCFVLAYLASQGRIPLLGLNDVIASVLRGWPSHRVGWILVHTFYQCRLAASVHTGVSKRMEWLLELMGLIRNVAYGSTSVTCVDTKVATDFLFQVFAAAVVSWGDHSMPLLLGIRTWWFPWQHVSKPAALPHDLYGEESLTERILPQCLLGLSHSLPLLLNKEPWSCQSHKFIEWLLSITEGPEQSLTSSTINTAKVNHGDGSVMTLGCMSAAGTGEHQHVL, from the exons ATGGTGCCACGCATGCCA GTTGATTGTGTGGAAGCGGTGCTGGAGCTGCATGGATTCGTCCGTGCTCTCCTTCCCAGTCTGCTCCAGCGGTGTGAAGAACCCTGGAGGAGCGAGAGGGTGAAAATCCTGCTCCAGCTGCTCTGTACATGTCAGCGCTGCCTCATGTTAAACGGAGATTGTCGCCCTCTTGCCAGCTTGATGATGCAGCTCCTCCCTTCGTGCCAACAG GAGCTGCCATTGGATGAGCTGTTAATGGGCGTGGCCTTGCTCCTGTTTGAGGCCCCAGCAGCACAGCAGAGTTGCTTGCTCAGTCTAG TGTTGACGTTAGTGCCCGAGCACACTGAGCTGTCTCCTTGGTTGAGTCCAGTCCTGGTTCTTCCCGTGCTGCAACTTCTGTCCTGTTCAGAGCTCACAGAGCCGCTTGCAGAGCGATACACGCATGCCCTCAACAAGAACCTTGCTGGTAGCGTGCTCTGCAGCATCAGCAAGCAGACTGATAGAGTCCAACAG TCTATTCTACCGGAAGCCCTTCTTTTGACTTCCTGGTTCAGTGAGATGAGAGTGGCTGTGTCCATACTGCGTCAAGTGGTGGACCATCCTTCAGCAGCTGTTGACTGGCTGCTGTCGCTCACCACGGCTTTGTCCAGCAACCAGTGCCTGCCGAGCTCCCTCACTCTCATCGTCACACACCTCATCATCACCAGTCGGGAGGATGTCTGCCAGTTGGCTCTGAACGCCGTTCAGGCCATCGCGGTGGCGGATCCCCGTCAG GTCCCGTCACTCCTTCCTGTGTTGCTCTTAAAGCTGGGCAAAGAAAAGAATCCAGGCCTGGCTCACGCTGTTCTCAACTGCCTGCCGAACCTCGGCACGCACAAG ctgtgCATCCCAATGGTGCTGCAGACACTCCACATTCTTGCAAGCAACCCCAAATTGAAAGCTGTAGCCATGCGACTCACTACTGTCCTCTGGAAGAAACAG GACCGAGTTTACCCTGAGCTGCAGCGTCTGATGGCTGAGCAGAACAACAGGGTGGTGATGGGGAGAGACACTCAGTGGGAGCAGGTGCTGGCCAGGGCTGCCTGCCTTCGGGACATCTGCAGAGAGAG GCCTTACCAGCATGGAAGCGACATGTTGGCCTCTATTGCTTTCACTCTGAATCAGTGCACCAGACCCGACCAGGCAACCCCTGCAGCTCTTGCTGTGCAAGGACTCCAGGAGTTGTGCCGTGCAGAG GTAGTAGACATGGTGTCAACATGGAGAAGTCTTGGACCTGAGCTCAGGTGTGACTCTCGTCCACTGATGGTCAAGGCCGTCGCTCAGCTTCTGGCTCTGGTTCCTCAACTCACCGTCAAGTCTGAGGAGTACGAG AAACTAATGGAGGAGGTGGTCAGCTTTCTCTGGAGTTATGCCCTGAGTGAG GATCCAGAGGTGGCCAGCTGTGGTTTTCGGGCTTTGGCAGACTTTCCTGAAGTGGTTCATACGATAAATCATCTTCCTAAGGCA GCCAGGCCTGCTGTGAAGCACGAAGATGAGCAGGAGGAGAAAGATGAACAGGAGAAGGACCTTTCCGTGCTGGGCTCATCTTATGTGAAGCTGCTGGCTCTCACCGCTTCACCTGTTTTACCAG CATTCCAGCTCTTCTTAACATCACTGGTGAAGCAGGAGATGAGCCAGATGCCGAGGGGGGTTTATTTCTCTGCCCTCAAGGGGGGCAACCTTCGTTCGGACCAGGGCAAAACTGTGGCAGGGATCCCGTCCTTCATGCTTAAGTACTATGAGAAGAACAAGCAGCCTGGGCTCAAACCTGGACTAGCAG CTGGCCTGTTGCTTTGCTATGAGCTTCCCCAGCAGACCGACCGCGAAGGCCGACCCATTCATCGCCTTCTTCCCAACCGCAGTCGTAGCTATCAGCAGACCCTGGCCACTCTTATTCACGAA GTGAACATTCAGCCGTCCGAATGGCACCGTGCACTGCTCCTGCCTCAGGCATGGCGTGGCTTCATGAATCGCACATTCCATGCGGTCCTTGAG GGTCGACATGCCGAGTTGGAAATGATATGTAAACAAGGCAAAGAGAACCCGGAAGACCTTCAGTACAAGCAACACTGTGGATGGCTGTG GGCCAGAGATCAGTTAGCAGATGTCATCAAAAGTGCAACAAA GGACAGTCCCGTTATTCAGGGAAACTCTGTGCTGGCTCTGAGCGCCCTGGCTGCTGTCGTGACTAAATATGAGAGCAACCTACCAGCTGATAATGACACCGGCCTTGGG GCTGGACCAGAGTTTGTGCCCACAAGCAGTTGGTTGGCCATGGTGCTCGACACCCTGCtcagcatcagcagcagcaaCTACAAAGCCAAAGGTCAAGTGTTTCCATGGTACCTGCAT CGCTCCTATTCGGGTGACAACACAGCAAGCGCCATCGCTCGATCCTGCGCCAGCCTGGCCCTGTCCCTGCTTGTCCCGGTGCTGGTTCTGTGGCACCAAGACGGTCTGAACCAGGTGTTGTCAACACTGCGGACTGGTCTGCCTGGGTCGCCCACTGCAGACGACTCTCAGGCCATACAGTTCCACTCGGGCCTGGCTCTGGGTATGGTGCTGTCCAGCCTGCACCATCAGCGCCTCAG TGATGTCTCCACTCAGCCGGACGCTGAGCTCCTCCTCGACACTCTCTCTGCTCtggaagcttgttgttttgacaccaatgtagaatacaa TACCGGCTGCATGTTAGGTCTGGGTCTGGTGCTTTCAGCCTTCTGCAACAGTGGACAGACGCACCATCACAGCCATGTAACCCAAACACTAGACAAACTACTGAGCGCCTTACAAGACAGCAGTGGGCAGGGGCGCATGCTGCAGGAG GTTTTGTCATATTCTGTGGCATGTGTCAGCGTCTCGGCCTTCAGTGGATCAATCATAGATGCCAACAAGGCAGAGGAGGTCATGAACACTCTGCGCACCTGGACGGAGGAAAGCCAGCAG ACTCCAGGGTTCTCCATGGCTTTGGGCCTAGTGGTCCATGGCTTGTCCCGATGCGGTCATGGCAAAGCAGAGGACCTCCAACCTCGTCTCCTGGCTGCCTGGGTCAAGATTTTATTGGCTGAG GGATGTCCCACCATGCAGCGTCTTGCTGCTGTTAATGGACTAGTGGCCTTGGTGGGATCAGAGAGTTATCTCATTCAG CTCAAGAGTGAACATGAGCTTTCTGCTCATCAGCAGAGCCGACTTAATGAGGTTATTCGCACCATATCGCAG ATTGTAACCTTCTCAGGAGCGATTGGCTTGCAGTCCAACTGTGCCTGCCTGCTGGGTCACTTGCATTTGTCGCACATGTTCACCGTCCATAGTCACACAGCAG TGCCTCAGGATTTCAGCTACCTCTCAGAGAAAAGTGTCATCAAAGCTGTAGTGGACTTGCTCACAGAAGCTGGAAAGAAAG GTCCAGAGTTTGCCCATCCGAGTGTGGTCAAAACAGCTCTGACAGCTCTGGCCTCTGTTGGAGCCAGCTTCCAGTACCCCCCCATCAACTGGAGCACTGTCCTGTCCCCTCTGATGAGGCTCAGCTTTG GCGAGGAGGTTCAGCATCAGTGTGTGATGCTGGCTGCAGCTCAAGCTCAGTATTCCCAAAATGCATCGCTCTTTCTCAGCTCCTGGCTGTCCCCGCCTCTTGTGTACAGTATCAGT TCCCAGACCCGGGCCTGCCTCTATGAGAATCTCTCCTTGTGGATGAAGCATGTTGCCGAGGACAAGCTACAATTCTATGTTGCCATGCTGGGCCTGCAGGCCTTCCAGGATGACCTTCAACCCCAGCGTCTCGCCCTGTGTTGCTCCCTGCTGCAGGGCCTTGCTCAGGCCATGGCCCTGCCCAACCCACCCAACGTGTGCTGGGCGGTACTGTGCTCCACCACAGAGAAGATCTTCAGCCTCCTGCCCAACCAAATGAAG GCTACTGAAGTGGATTTGTACGTTGGGATCGCCAAATGTTTGCGTGAGATGTCCGATACTGAGATTGACCGCATCGCCAGCGTCACTGAG GCTCAGATGGAGAAAACCTGCTTTGTCTTGGCTTACCTGGCATCCCAGGGCAGAATTCCCCTCCTCGGGCTGAATGACGTCATCGCCAGTGTGCTCCGTGGTTGGCCGAGCCACCGAGTGGGCTGGATTCTCGTGCATACCTTCTACCAATGTCGTCTGGCTGCCAGCGTTCACACAG GTGTAAGCAAACGAATGGAGTGGCTGCTGGAGCTGATGGGACTCATCCGAAATGTTGCCTATGGCTCCACCTCTGTCACGTGTGTGGACACGAAAGTG GCCACAGACTTCCTGTTTCAAGTCTTTGCCGCCGCCGTTGTTTCCTGGGGAGACCACTCCATGCCCCTCCTGCTCGGCATTAGAACCTGGTGGTTCCCATGGCAACACGTGTCCAAGCCCGCTGCCCTCCCGCACGATCTGTACGGCGAGGAGTCGCTGACAGAGCGCATCCTGCCCCAATGCCTGCTGGGACTGTCACACAGCCTGCCCCTACTTCTCAACAAAGAACCATGGAGCTGCCAGTCGCACAAG TTCATAGAGTGGCTTCTCAGCATCACGGAGGGACCTGAACAAAGTCTGACGAGCTCAACCATCAACACAGCCAAAG TCAACCATGGTGATGGGAGTGTCATGACattgggctgcatgagtgctgccggcactggggagcacCAACATGTATTGTGA